A genomic stretch from Microplitis mediator isolate UGA2020A chromosome 10, iyMicMedi2.1, whole genome shotgun sequence includes:
- the LOC130676194 gene encoding ankyrin repeat domain-containing protein 17-like isoform X8, with protein sequence MPDIFRASLDQSTLEESHHHLEPSKFLLTPEDPERSVDPETQARLEALLEAAGIGKLSSSDGKHLADHEVLRRLTSSVSCALDEAAAALTRMRSDNPRGQNEKRSLVEACTDGDVGTVRKLLTEGRSVHETTEEGESLLSLACSAGYYELAQVLLAMNANVEDRGIKGDCTPLMEAASAGHVDIVSLLIAHGADVNAQSTSGNTPLMYGCAGGHENVVKALLEAGANVEDHNENGHTPLMEAASAGHVPVAKILLEHGAGINTHSNEFKESALTLACYKGHLDMVRFLLEAGADQEHKTDEMHTALMEASMDGHVEVARLLLDSGAQVNMPTDSFESPLTLAACGGHVDLAMLLIERGANIEEVNDEGYTPLMEAAREGHEEMVALLLSQGANINAQTEETQETALTLACCGGFLEVADFLIKAGADIELGASTPLMEAAQEGHLDLVRYLLESGADVHAQTQTGDTALTYACENGHTDVADLLLQFGADLEHESEGGRTPLMKACRAGHLCTVQFLISKLASLNRNTTNNDHTPLSLACAGGHLAVVELLLAQSADPFHKLKDNSTMLIEAAKGGHTSVVQLLLDYPHSIMMNAQHNAATPAPMLQQQMQQQQPQQQQLQQQQQPQPSQVIQPQPLPQQQQPQQQQQQQQQLQQQPIIPQLQPQNLSHQQQVPMSHQQAPSLQQPQHQQQQQSPEQNQNQNLQPKHNSQKSLLRKNRSVTVMPDASLTSAEAQQVRTQPAGEAIAASMDDTNILDKGSGVFTSLSEPNIALSSTPLPVTASTSAESRKNSQHEKILHKQQILEELQRVERELQIKGAGHLFLGTPNLDEQKRQLKSGDGADSTDSLLPGMSNIDLPTQSATALHGLVCGGTTSDLSGGLLSYQDTNQALAYCRGLYLAKRLSLEERLRLAQSMPLAPPAGDATFPTTMTMANFTTTPPLSLPRAAVSVPGITGTSPAAAVSTGIGIQSPQITGTLTLPHPITASSDVSQNTAISDRPKAKPVSKKEGKNLRKPNLAAGKFIQQQTQQQQQQQQQQQQQQQQQQQQQQQQQQQQQQQQQQQQQQVTLVGLQQQYQEKQRQHVYQLQQVHDLQQLQQLNQQLQMQLDQVQVQQQQHHHDVHQFQAGVLSDSGAIVMPSQLLAHLHPTQTHLEHLHDQQTTQQNIPEPLDSELARLHRDTACPFFAAAPKAKALTADSTVLKLDDEMQIPMDEVAEIIESITFDDVPNGNYMALGPDDQDELELKKFGICDKDQEQLSKDLVSMEQHQVLRQVEQDASGSGRRSSERLTREKTLDDVYKKGFKRGLRMAAAQIRGSEPPYEDPGLDPTIIDNLVLGWNLNAATRNKDKNGAKVSAGTSSSSSSSSISSSSASSNQVQVATQTQGLATSTVTSLTEPDKKQVYTANACAKEKKARHALLSQQPSPCQQQQQQQQQQQPPQQQTTAGPVVTGHVQQQQQQQQQQQQQVQQQVQQSYQLDPAISVPVGAYAGSVVVPTGAQVTADPAPGTYPPANQNQQFACMDVDSETDSNHDTALTLACAGGHEELVEFLLSRGADIEHRDKKGFTPLILAATAGHQKVVEILLHHNADIEAQSERTKDTPLSLACSGGRFEVVELLLSRNANKEHRNVSDYTPLSLAASGGYVNIIKLLLQNGAEINSRTGSKLGISPLMLAAMNGHTQAVKLLLDMGSDINAQIETNRNTALTLACFQGRHEVVSLLLDRKANVEHRAKTGLTPLMEAASGGYVEVGRVLLTKGADVNATPVPSSRDTALTIAADKGHCRFVELLLARGTLVEVKNKKGNSPLWLAANGGHLNVVELLHNAHADIDSQDNRKVSCLMAAFRKGHTKVVKWMVGHVTQFPSDQEMTRYIGTVSDKELLEKCQECVKIIRAAKETQAAKAYKNASILLEELDMEKTREESKRAAAARRRERKKKKKLEKKEEKRKLHEENKKNETIYEDKEDASKKSEDEDADRADESDNEGGADSCERLDNVPSPSPVNRSPDDPDKEEGDSGIDANSQGSCSSNDVKARERKKDKKKKKNNNNNNSNINNSNSNNSNDKDSSPHRPQSSVFASSPSSSNISQSSIVAPSSKLQTCSSTSIPNSTCAPDKRASTSNSNAGGSSTSMATSSGNLRQPVASSSTSGNNNNNSSERKLKGQLVFESSRHPAEREDFEATGNENYVSGKGKKSNNSINSNQYDNDGINNSVKTLNSTSPKQAGKREEGWKEVVRKGQSDSDSGRFMNSPCRSKKISVPPNAISRVIGRGGSNINAIRAATGAHIEVEKQSKCQGERIITIKGPTDATKQAHTLIAALIKDPDVDILQMLPKNKLTVISSTWDKSTAPTSATSKPKTGPVNKPPTTVSGTTSYATKSGYTSSGISSVGQIMPLRSSSSIKLAGAFSAPLSRATAPRLVAAAEKRAHAAAAAAAAAAASGQVSSSSSNTRTTMSYTSAIMTSGRATKLITTTAPQTFAAKLSDITASTHTSTSNVQLNHTNQIINNSSNNNNNNNNNNSNSSNKQKSSLSSISQSQSSVNNVMSSTPSTSLNLSHQTMTSTSPKHCRTLPSLSTQSISGHYNSKTYSSSGPMTMQSSTITSTVVSNGSDNIVSSTSVNSMRVTPSPPVVTQSNSFQQQQSQQTQREQQQREHQQQQQHQQQREQQQQQQHQQQQHQQQQQREQQQQQQQREQQQQAHHHSHQQQQQPQPIRSTTPVISGIMEQSGSHQAQQQTSTPLEYSLFNDSFSKVAQQSVWGSRENESQKGMNFATVAGGGGSTNTSSAPSNKFIDSVPPQVDASKAPGYRGTSMCSPVSSKTSNSSVMSSGNSTIGSVQGVSPSGIHNSLQQQQQQYQASMNYGMNDHQLPSKTTSLAVARPVMNQQQNIELQNAGINQYNRAVYASDLASRNLNVNHQQQQHQQSQREMQQSQQQQSQQQQQQSSQQQPTPSQQQQASQQSQQQQQHQQMQSQQQQQQQQHMMASNSQQNLEVGLFKNNSGGYDHANVNSSLLKMVPNDGQSSGGHPMMPFHPHMQSYAPSISQSASVSTTVSMSRLNPRAPDFSSSLHLNNKPQVTMFNPPTGIHPNMFAPVPAAPPTGMQPNNLAMLGNYPLNKYQQQQQQQQQQQQQQQQQQQQQPTGGPNSRGPPPPTHPSTISSNGQARWQFSHPPHSNYPPHQDPMMAQMGFPNHLGNIGAAQVGGIDLITGLENGGSPTMSPSSPGQVSQEMSQLKLEDRKVPRPIGTERAWKNYNCGMGPGGDAEPPVNWMLNDKSVGSWNIPGMERQQMYRTNASYNRVSNLDPDIQQIMDSGFQGHMENPQAFPNGTAAALSMMPGLTLFPGQYGNATVLSEIPPPNDTTKMDAPGWGMPDPTAQDKHHPGWNKWTH encoded by the exons Atg ccggATATATTTCGTGCTTCGCTTGATCAATCTACATTAGAGGAGAGTCATCATCACCTGGAGCcatcaaagtttttattaacaCCCGAAGATCCAGAACGGTCTGTTGATCCAGAGACACAAGCGAGACTGGAGGCACTGCTGGAAGCTGCAGGAATTGGTAAATTGTCATCAAGTGATGGAAAACATTTAGCTGACCACGAGGTATTAAGAAGATTAACGTCTAGCGTGTCTTGTGCGCTAGACGAAGCTGCTGCAGCATTAACTAGAATGCGTAGTGATAATCCACGTGGACAGAACGAAAAACGTTCTCTTGTAGAAGCCTGTACTGACGGTGACGTTGGAACtgttagaaaattattaactgaAGGACGCAGTGTCCACGAAACTACTGAGGAAGGCGAAAGTCTGCTTTCTCTTGCTTGTTCTGCTGGATATTATGAACTAGCGCAG GTACTGTTAGCAATGAACGCCAACGTTGAAGATAGAGGTATCAAAGGAGACTGCACTCCGCTGATGGAAGCTGCGAGTGCTGGTCACGTTGACATTGTCAGTTTGCTCATCGCTCATGGGGCAGACGTCAATGCGCAATCCACTTCCG GTAATACACCATTGATGTACGGATGTGCTGGTGGCCATGAGAATGTAGTGAAGGCATTACTTGAAGCTGGCGCGAATGTTGAAGATCATAATGAAAATGGGCATACACCGTTGATGGAAGCAGCAAGTGCTGGCCATGTGCCAGTAGCTAAAATCTTATTGGAACACGGTGCCGGCATTAATACTCATTCGAATGAATTTAAAGAATCGGCATTAACACTCGCGTGTTACAAAGGTCACCTGGATATGGTAAGATTTTTGTTGGAAGCAGGTGCTGATCAAGAGCACAAGACCGATGAAATGCATACTGCGCTGATGGAGGCATCGATGGACGGTCATGTAGAAGTAGCCCGACTGTTGTTGGACTCCGGTGCCCAAGTTAATATGCCGACTGATAGTTTTGAATCGCCGTTAACACTGGCTGCGTGTGGTGGTCATGTTGATTTAGCGATGCTTTTAATCGAACGAGGAGCAAACATCGAGGAAGTTAATGACGAAGGTTATACACCATTGATGGAAGCTGCACGTGAAGGTCATGAAGAAATGGTGGCATTACTCTTAAGTCAGGGTGCGAATATTAATGCTCAGACTGAAGAGACCCAGGAAACGGCACTCACGTTGGCATGCTGTGGTGGTTTCCTTGAAGTTGctgattttttaatcaaagcaGGAGCTGACATTGAGTTGGGAGCATCAACGCCTCTCATGGAAGCTGCTCAAGAAGGTCATCTGGATCTTGTACGTTATCTCCTTGAGTCTGGTGCAGATGTTCATGCTCAGACTCAAACCGGTGACACAGCGCTTACCTACGCGTGTGAGAATGGTCACACGGATGTTGCAGATCTTTTACTTCAATTTGGTGCGGATTTAGAGCACGAATCTGAAGGCGGACGAACACCTCTGATGAAAGCCTGTCGGGCTGGGCATCTGTGCACCgtgcaatttttaatatctaaatTGGCCAGTCTCAATCGTAATACGACCAACAACGATCACACGCCGTTGTCACTTGCCTGCGCTGGCGGACACCTTGCGGTTGTCGAGCTATTGCTTGCCCAGTCTGCCGATCCATTCCATAAACTCAAGGACAACTCAACTATGCTGATTGAGGCGGCCAAGGGTGGACACACCAGTGTTGTTCAACTATTACTTGACTATCCTCACAGCATTATGATGAATGCTCAGCATAATGCTGCTACCCCTGCCCCTATGCTGCAACAACAAATGCAGCAGCAGCAGCCACAACAGCAACAGTTacagcaacaacagcaacCACAGCCTTCTCAAGTAATCCAACCCCAACCTTTGCctcaacaacaacaaccacagcagcagcagcagcagcagcaacaattGCAACAACAACCAATAATTCCCCAGCTACAACCACAAAACCTTAGTCATCAACAGCAAGTACCGATGTCTCATCAACAAGCACCATCACTTCAACAACCCCAGcatcaacagcaacaacagaGTCCAGAACAAAACCAAAACCAAAATTTACAACCGAAGCATAATAGCCAAAAATCATTGCTTCGAAAGAATCGTTCGGTGACGGTGATGCCGGACGCAAGTTTAACCTCCGCTGAAGCGCAGCAAGTACGAACTCAGCCTGCAGGTGAAGCTATCGCTGCATCGATGGATGACACAAATATATTAGATAAAGGCAGTGGTGTTTTTACCAGTTTATCAGAACCTAATATTGCATTAAGTTCAACGCCATTACCTGTTACTGCGTCCACGTCTGCTGAGAGTCGTAAAAACTCGCAACACGAAAAAATTCTTCATAAACAACAAATTCTCGAAGAATTACAG AGGGTAGAACGCGAACTTCAGATCAAAGGCGCAGGCCATTTGTTTTTAGGTACTCCTAATTTAGATGAACAAAAAAGACAACTAAAATCCGGTGATGGTGCAGATTCAACTGATTCACTACTGCCAGGAATGTCGAATATTGATTTACCAACTCAATCAGCTACTGCACTTCAtg GGTTGGTTTGCGGTGGCACGACATCCGATTTATCGGGAGGCCTGTTGTCATATCAAGATACCAATCAGGCACTAGCGTATTGTCGCGGGTTATATCTCGCCAAGCGCTTATCGTTGGAGGAACGTCTGAGACTAGCCCAATCCATGCCTCTGGCTCCTCCTGCAGGGGATGCAACATTTCCTACAACGATGACGATGGCCAACTTCACGACAACGCCACCGCTGTCATTGCCAAGGGCTGCTGTCAGTGTACCGGGAATTACTGGGACATCACCAGCAGCAGCAGTGTCAACTGGAATTGGAATACAATCACCGCAGATCACTGGCACTTTGACTCTTCCTCATCCAATAACGGCTAGCAGTGACGTCAGTCAAAATACTGCCATCAGTGATCGACCCAAGGCTAAACCTGTCTCTAAGAAAGAGGGTAAAAATCTTCGTAAGCCCAATCTTGCTGCTGGCAAGTTCATTCAACAACAAacacagcagcagcaacaacaacaacagcagcagcaacaacagcagcagcaacaacaacagcagcagcaacaacagcaacaacaacaacaacagcagcagcagcaacaacaacaacaagtAACATTGGTGGGACTCCAACAGCAATATCAAGAAAAACAACGACAGCATGTATATCAGCTGCAACAAGTTCATGACCTTCAACAACTTCAGCAATTGAATCAACAACTTCAGATGCAGTTGGACCAAGTACAG gtacagcagcagcagcatcaTCATGATGTACATCAATTTCAAGCTGGTGTTCTAAGTGACAGTGGTGCTATTGTAATGCCCAGTCAACTATTGGCTCACCTTCACCCCACTCAGACCCATCTTGAGCATCTTCACGATCAG CAAACAACTCAGCAAAATATTCCGGAGCCTTTGGACTCTGAATTGGCAAGATTGCATAGAGACACTGCCTGCCCTTTCTTTGCTGCCGCACCTAAAGCTAAAGCATTGACTGCTGACAGCACTGTCCTGAAATTAGATGACGAAATGCAGATACCAATGGACGAGGTTGCCGAAATAATCGAATCAATTACCTTCGACGATGTGCCTAACGGTAACTATATGGCTC TTGGTCCAGACGATCAAGATGAATTAGAGCTTAAGAAATTTGGTATTTGTGACAAAGACCAAGAGCAGCTCTCAAAAGACCTTGTATCCATGGAACAACATCAGGTATTGCGTCAAGTTGAGCAG gaTGCCAGCGGCTCTGGAAGACGATCCAGTGAGAGATTAACTCGAGAAAAAACTCTAGATGATGTTTATAAGAAAGGTTTTAAACGCGGTTTGCGTATGGCAGCTGCGCAAATACGTGGCTCTGAACCACCTTATGAGGATCCTGGACTCGATCCAACAa ttatagaTAATCTAGTGCTGGGTTGGAATCTAAATGCAGCTACACGGAACAAGGACAAAAATGGAGCTAAAGTTAGTGCTGGAACTAGTAGCAGTAGCTCAAGTAGCAGCATTAGTAGTAGCAGTGCAAGCAGTAATCAGGTTCAAGTAGCAACGCAGACTCAAGGACTGGCAACGAGTACCGTGACAAGTCTTACGGAACCCGATAAAAAACAAGTATATACCGCAAATGCCTGTGCTAAAGAGAAAAAAGCTAGGCATGCTCTTTTATCACAGCAGCCTTCTCCATgtcaacagcagcagcagcaacaacagcagcagcagccaCCGCAACAACAAACCACTGCTGGTCCGGTAGTAACTGGTCATGttcaacagcagcagcaacaacaacagcagcagcagcagcaagtGCAGCAACAAGTTCAACAAAGTTATCAATTAGATCCAGCGATAAGTGTACCAGTTGGAGCGTATGCAGGCAGTGTTGTAGTACCTACAGGTGCGCAGGTCACCGCAGATCCAGCTCCAGGTACTTATCCACCGGCAAATCAGAATCAGCAGTTTGCTTGTATGGATGTTGATTCAGAAACAGACAGCAATCATGACACGGCACTAACGCTTGCATGTGCTGGTGGTCACGAGGAACTTGTTGAATTTCTACTCAGTCGTGGTGCGGACATTGAACATCGTGATAAAAAAGGTTTTACACCATTAATATTAGCAGCAACTGCTGGACATCAAAAAGTTGTTGAAATACTTTTACATCACAATGCAGACATTGAAGCACAGTCTGAACGAACTAAAGATACACCATTGTCACTTGCTTGCAGTGGTGGAAGATTTGAGGTTGTAGAACTATTACTGTCTCGTAACGCCAACAAAGAACATCGCAATGTATCTGACTATACACCACTGAGTTTAGCTGCATCTGGTGGTTATGtcaatataataaaacttttgctGCAGAATGGTGCTGAAATAAATTCACGAACCGGTTCAAAACTTGGAATATCTCCACTGATGCTTGCTGCTATGAACGGTCATACTCAGGCAGTTAAATTACTATTGGATATGGGTAGTGATATTAATGCGCAGATTGAAACAAATCGTAATACTGCTTTAACTCTTGCTTGCTTCCAAGGCAGACATGAAGTTGTAAGTCTGTTACTTGATCGTAAAGCAAATGTTGAGCATCGAGCGAAAACAGGATTAACACCATTAATGGAAGCCGCCAGTGGTGGTTACGTTGAAGTTGGTCGTGTTTTATTAACTAAAGGCGCGGATGTTAATGCAACTCCTGTACCCTCGTCGCGTGATACTGCCCTTACTATTGCCGCCGACAAGGGTCACTGTCGTTttgttgaattattattagcaCGTGGTACCCTAGTTgaggttaaaaataaaaaaggtaaCAGTCCGTTGTGGCTCGCTGCAAATGGCGGTCATCTTAATGTTGTTGAACTTTTACACAATGCCCATGCTGACATTGATTCACAAGACAATCGTAAAGTGTCTTGTTTAATGGCAGCCTTTCGTAAGGGACATACTAAAGTTGTTAAATGGATGGTTGGTCATGTAACGCAATTTCCAAGTGATCAAGAAATGACAAGGTATATTGGTACTGTTAGTGACAAAGAACTATTGGAAAAGTGTCAAgagtgtgttaaaataatacgcGCTGCTAAAGAAACTCAAGCAGCTAAAGCCTATAAAAATGCCAGTATACTTTTGGAAGAACTAGATATGGAAAAAACACGTGAAGAATCAAAGCGTGCGGCAGCAGCACGTAGACGTGagcgtaaaaaaaagaaaaagttggAAAAGAAAGAAGAAAAGCGTAAATTGCAtgaggaaaataaaaagaatgaAACAATTTATGAGGATAAAGAGGATGCGTCAAAAAAATCGGAAGATGAGGATGCCGATAGAGCTGATGAAAGCGACAATGAGGGTGGTGCTGACAGTTGCGAACGTCTGGACAACGTTCCCTCACCATCCCCAGTAAATCGCAGCCCTGATGATCCTGATAAAGAAGAGGGTGACAGTGGTATCGATGCTAATAGCCAAGGAAGCTGTAGCAGTAATGATGTTAAAGCACGCGAACGAAAGAAAgataagaaaaagaagaagaataataataataacaacagtaatattaataatagcaactcaaataatagtaatgataaaGACAGCTCCCCACATCGCCCTCAATCTTCAGTTTTTGCTTCTTCTCCTTCATCATCAAATATATCCCAATCCTCCATAGTAGCACCTAGTAGTAAACTTCAAACTTGTTCTTCAACTTCAATTCCTAATTCAACTTGTGCTCCCGATAAACGCGCTTCAACTAGTAATAGTAATGCCGGAGGTTCGTCAACTTCAATGGCCACCTCGTCTGGCAACTTACGACAGCCAGTTGCATCTTCCTCTACTagtggtaataataataataattcctcCGAGCGTAAGCTCAAAGGACAACTTGTATTTGAATCTTCAAGGCATCCTGCAGAGCGTGAGGACTTTGAGGCAACCGGTAATGAAAATTATGTTTCTGGAAAGGGAAAGAAATCTAATAATAGCATTAATAGTAATCAGTATGATAACGATGGAATAAACAATAGtgttaaaacattaaattcaacGAGTCCGAAACAGGCTGGTAAACGAGAAGAGGGTTGGAAAGAAGTTGTTCGTAAGGGACAATCTGATTCTGATTCTGGTAGATTCATGAATTCTCCATGtcgttctaaaaaaatatcggTCCCACCAAATGCTATTAGTCGTGTTATTGGTCGAGGTGGTAGTAATATTAATGCTATTCGCGCTGCGACTGGTGCTCATATTGAGGTTGAAAAGCAGAGCAAGTGTCAAGGCGAACGTATTATCACGATCAA aGGTCCAACTGACGCTACTAAACAAGCTCATACTTTAATAGCTGCTCTTATAAAAGATCCCGACGTAGATATCCTTCAGATGCTGCCAAAGAACAAACTTACGGTGATTTCTTCAACTTGGGATAAATCGACGGCACCAACGAGTGCC ACATCCAAGCCTAAGACGGGACCGGTAAATAAACCACCAACCACTGTCTCCGGGACCACTAGTTATGCAACTAAATCTGGTTATACTTCATCGGGAATATCCTCTGTCGGTCAGATAATGCCCTTAAGGTCATCGTCATCAATTAAATTAGCCGGTGCATTTTCAGCGCCTCTATCACGCGCAACAGCACCACGACTAGTAGCAGCTGCCGAAAAACGTGCTCATGCCGcggcagcagcagcagcagcagctgcTGCATCTGGACAGGTATCATCCTCGTCATCTAATACCAGAACAACAATGTCTTATACTAGTGCTATTATGACCTCGGGACGGGCTACTAAACTTATAACAACAACTGCACCGCAGACATTTGCTGCTAAATTGTCGGATATCACTGCCTCGACTCACACATCAACTTCAAATGTACAATTAAATCATACAAATCAGATTATTAACAACagcagtaataataataataacaacaacaacaataatagtaatagtagtaATAAACAAAAGTCCTCGTTATCATCAATATCTCAATCTCAAAGTTCAGTGAATAATGTTATGTCATCAACACCCTCGACATCGCTTAACTTATCTCATCAAACCATGACGAGCACATCGCCCAAGCACTGCCGTACACTGCCGTCTCTATCTACTCAAAGTATATCAGGACATTATAATAGTAAAACTTACTCATCGTCTGGCCCTATGACCATGCAATCCTCCACAATAACATCTACTGTTGTTTCAAATGGCTCGGATAATATTGTGTCGTCTACTTCTGTTAATTCTATGCGTGTTACACCATCTCCACCAGTTGTCACGCAATCAAATAGTTTTCAACAACAGCAATCTCAACAGACACAGCGAGAGCAACAGCAGCGAGAAcatcagcagcagcaacaacatcAACAACAGCGAgagcagcagcaacagcaacaacaccagcaacaacaacatcaacagcagcagcagcgggagcagcagcaacaacaacagcaacgaGAGCAGCAGCAGCAAGCTCATCACCATTCGCatcaacagcagcaacaaccCCAACCAATACGCAGCACGACTCCAGTTATTTCAGGAATTATGGAACAATCTGGATCACATCAAGCTCAACAGCAAACAAGTACACCACTTGAATACTCTTTGTTCAATGATAGTTTTTCAAAGGTTGCTCAACAATCAGTATGGGGAAGTCGTGAAAACGAATCTCAGAAGGGTATGAATTTTGCAACAGTTGCTGGTGGTGGTGGATCTACAAATACTTCTAGTGCTCCttccaataaatttattgacagTGTACCACCACAAGTTGATGCTTCAAAGGCACCTGGTTACAGAGGTACATCGATGTGTTCACCAGTTTCCAGTAAAACAAGTAATAGCAGTGTTATGTCATCGGGCAACTCAACAATAGGCAGTGTACAAGGTGTATCACCATCTGGTATTCACAACAGCTTacagcaacagcagcaacagTATCAAGCATCAATGAATTATGGTATGAATGATCATCAATTGCCAAGTAAAACAACAAGTTTAGCAGTTGCACGGCCAGTTATGAATCAACAGCAGAATATCGAACTACAAAACGCTGGTATTAATCAATACAATAGAGCTGTATATGCCAGTGATCTTGCCTCGCGAAATCTCAATGTAAAtcatcagcagcagcagcatcaGCAATCTCAACGTGAGATGCAGCAATCGCAACAGCAACAAtcacagcagcagcaacagcaatCTTCCCAGCAACAGCCAACTCCATCTCAGCAGCAACAAGCTTCTCAGCAGTctcagcagcagcaacaacatcAACAGATGCAATCacagcagcaacagcagcagcagcagcacaTGATGGCATCAAATTCACAGCAAAACCTCGAGGttggtttatttaaaaacaactcTGGTGGATACGACCATGCAAACGTTAATTCTAGTTTATTGAAAATGGTACCAAATGACGGGCAATCGAGTGGTGGGCATCCGATGATGCCATTTCATCCACATATGCAAAGTTATGCTCCATCAATAAGCCAATCAGCGAGTGTCAGTACGACTGTGAGTATGTCAAGATTAAATCCACGTGCTCCTGACTTTTCAAGTTCATTACATCTCAATAATAAACCACAAGTAACGATGTTCAATCCACCAACGGGTATTCATCCAAATATGTTTGCACCGGTACCAGCAGCACCACCAACTGGTATGCAACCAAACAATTTAGCAATGCTTGGTAATTATCCTCTGAATAAATatcagcaacaacaacaacagcaacagcagcagcagcagcagcaacaacaacagcagcagcaacaaccaACTGGTGGACCAAATTCACGTGGACCACCACCACCGACTCATCCATCAACTATATCATCAAACGGACAAGCAAGATGGCAATTCAGCCATCCGCCACACAGTAATTATCCACCGCATCAAGATCCAATGATGGCACAAATGGGATTCCCCAATCATTTGGGTAACATTGGTGCTGCTCAAGTCGGTGGCATTGATCTGATAACTGGATTAGAGAATGGAGGTTCGCCGACAATGTCACCCTCATCTCCAGGTCAAGTTTCACAAGAGATGAgtcaattaaaattagaagACCGTAAAGTACCGAGGCCTATTGGTACTGAAAGAGcatggaaaaattataattgtggTATGGGACCTGGTGGTGATGCTGAGCCTCCAGTTAATTGGATGTTGAATGATAAATCAGTTGGATCATGGAATATACCTGGAATGGAGAGACAACAAATGTATCGAACAAATGCTTCCTATAATCGTGTTTCAAACCTTGATCCAGATATCCAGCAGATTATGGATTCAGGTTTTCAg GGGCATATGGAAAATCCACAAGCATTCCCTAATGGTACTGCAGCAGCATTATCAATGATGCCAGGATTAACATTATTTCCAGGGCAGTATGGAAATGCGACTGTTTTATCAGAAATACCACCACCAAATGATACCACTAAAATGGATGCGCCAGGATGGGGGATGCCTGATCCGACAGCACAAGATAAACATCATccg GGATGGAACAAATGGACACACTAA